Proteins encoded within one genomic window of Equus przewalskii isolate Varuska chromosome 3, EquPr2, whole genome shotgun sequence:
- the DCAF16 gene encoding DDB1- and CUL4-associated factor 16 yields the protein MGPRNPSPDPLSESESEEEENAKYLNESSGEEWDSSEEEDPVVPNLTPLESLAWQVKCLLKYSTTWKPLNPNSWLYHAKLLDLSTPVHILREIGLRLSHCSHCVPKLEPIPEWPPLASCGVPPFQKPLISPSRLSRDHATLNGALQFATKQLSRTLSRATPIPEYLKQIPNSCVSGCCCGWLTKTVKETTRTEPINTTYSYTDFQKAVNKLLTASL from the coding sequence aTGGGTCCCAGAAATCCCTCTCCTGACCCCTTATCAGAATcagaaagtgaggaagaagagaacgCTAAGTACCTCAATGAGAGTTCTGGGGAAGAGTGGGATTCCTCTGAAGAAGAGGACCCTGTGGTGCCCAACCTAACGCCTCTTGAGAGTCTTGCCTGGCAGGTTAAGTGCCTTTTAAAATACTCTACAACTTGGAAACCTTTAAATCCTAATTCCTGGTTATATCATGCTAAACTCTTGGATCTAAGCACACCGGTCCATATACTTCGAGAGATAGGTCTAAGACTCTCCCATTGTTCCCACTGTGTACCAAAACTGGAACCAATTCCTGAGTGGCCTCCTCTGGCTTCTTGTGGAGTCCCACCTTTTCAAAAGCCCCTTATAAGTCCCAGCCGGCTTTCTAGAGATCATGCCACTCTAAATGGAGCACTGCAATTTGCCACCAAACAGTTAAGCCGAACATTGAGTAGAGCCACTCCCATACCTGAATACCTAAAACAGATCCCTAATTCATGTGTGTCTGGTTGTTGCTGCGGCTGGTTAACTAAAACAGTTAAGGAAACAACCCGCACTGAACCCATCAACACTACTTACTCCTACACTGACTTCCAAAAGGCAGTTAACAAACTCCTAACAGCATCACTATAA